A genomic segment from Sciurus carolinensis chromosome 1, mSciCar1.2, whole genome shotgun sequence encodes:
- the Penk gene encoding proenkephalin-A — MARFLRLCTWLLALGPGLLATVQAECSQDCATCSYRLVRPGDINFLACTLECEGQLPSLKIWETCKELLQMSKPELPQDGTNTLRESSKQEESHLLAKKYGGFMKRYGGFMKKMDELYPVESEEEANGGEILAKRYGGFMKKDAEEGDALANSSDLLKELLGTGDNRGKESHYQEGSDNDEDVSKRYGGFMRGLKRSPQLEDEAKELQKRYGGFMRRVGRPEWWMDYQKRYGGFLKRFAESLPSDEGGESYSKEVPEMEKRYGGFMRF; from the exons ATGGCGCGGTTCCTGAGACTTTGCACTTGGCTGCTGGCTCTCGGACCCGGGCTCCTGGCTACAGTGCAGGCAGAATGCAGCCAGGACTGCGCTACATGCAGCTACCGGCTAGTGCGCCCGGGCGACATCAACTTCCTG GCCTGCACGCTGGAATGTGAAGGACAACTGCCTTCTCTCAAAATCTGGGAAACCTGCAAGGAGCTCCTGCAGATGTCCAAACCCGAGCTTCCTCAAGATGGCACCAACACCCTCAGAGAGAGCAGCAAACAGGAAGAGAGCCATTTGCTAGCCAAAAAGTATGGGGGGTTCATGAAAAGGTATGGAGGCTTCATGAAGAAGATGGACGAACTTTATCCTGTGGAATCAGAAGAAGAGGCCAATGGAGGTGAAATCCTTGCCAAGAGGTACGGGGGTTTCATGAAGAAGGATGCGGAGGAGGGGGACGCCCTGGCCAATTCCTCAGACCTGCTGAAAGAGCTGCTGGGAACAGGTGACAACCGTGGGAAAGAGAGCCACTACCAGGAGGGCAGTGACAATGATGAGGACGTGAGCAAGAGATACGGGGGCTTCATGAGAGGCCTCAAGAGAAGCCCCCAACTGGAAGATGAGGCGAAAGAGCTGCAGAAGCGATATGGCGGCTTCATGAGAAGAGTGGGTCGCCCAGAGTGGTGGATGGACTACCAGAAAAGATACGGCGGCTTCCTGAAGCGCTTTGCCGAGTCTCTGCCCTCAGATGAAGGAGGAGAAAGTTACTCCAAAGAAGTTCCCGAGATGGAAAAAAGATATGGAGGATTTATGCGATTTTAG